GATATGTTCCTCCGGCGACCCATATTTCAAAAATTTCGGGTTTGAATTGACCGGCAAAAAGTGCGTCGGCCACCTCGGGTGCGGCATTGTCCCAGCTATCTCCATTCCCTGAACCGGCGCCGCCTTTTTTAACAAATAATACCCCGTCACTGTTCGGAGTAAGGACTGAGCTCAGATTTCCATACAGACTTTCCAGGGCGCCGATGTCGACTGCGTCTCCTGTGATTCTTACTGTCCCTCTCTGGTCGGTGGTGAGCGCTGACAACTCGGGAGACTGTCCTGCCTGAAAATATAGATTATTACCCGTATTCACTGCGGGGCTGCCAGGCCGCAAACCGGGAAAACCGTAATGGAATAAGGGGTCTGTATCCAGATTATTTCCTCCATCAGTTCCGAAACCGGCATTCCAGGCACTGCTTCCGCCACTTCCTGCAACGATGCTGTATGCAAATGACGCATTTGCGCCCTCCTCGAAAGATACCTCCGTTATATCAGCAGCGTAATTGCCGTAGATAATGGAGTTTCTGATTGCCGCCGCGGTACCGGCCCCCGTCAAAACCACCCCGGCGCAGGTACCATCTGCAGTATTTGATGTGATGGTCGCATTGGTAATTACAGGGGAAGAATTGTCGGCATACACGGTGCCGCGTCCCAGCGCATAGTTGATGCCGATCAATGCATTGGTCATCACAAAATCCGATTCAAAACCGTAGAAAGCACTGCCAAGCCCGGCGGCATTGTAACTGATAAGCAAATTGCTCAGAGAAGGCGACGAATTGAAAGCTGCTATACCGCCGCCGGAATTTCCGAAGATCTCTTCTTCATTAACCGTAATTGAAGTGGGGCTATTGGCGTTTCCGCCGACAATTACAAATCCGTCGAGGCTTGCACTCCCCAGGTTACCGGCGGAGATAACAACATGGTAAGCATTCTCATTCGTGTTGTTGTCAGAGAAGTCATCGTCGTTAAAATCGCCGCTCAGAATGGTTACAATATCCCCTCCGATTCCAAGTTCTGACCCGGCAGACATGTTCAGATCACGTTCATTGACCGATGTTTCATTTCCTGCGAACCCTCCATATATTTTTACATCCGGCAGCATGATGAAAGCTTTGTCGCGTGGATCGGGTCCCTCATCCGTATAATTGTGATCATAAAGCGGATGGTAAATTCCGTTCGCTACCCAGATCTGTTCAACTCCGGCATTGTTTTTTGCATATGCAAGTGCATCTGACAGTTCTGTGAATGCATTTCCCCAGGTATCACCTTCCCCTGTTCCTTCCGCAAGATAATTGACATATAAGGTTGGGGGTACGGCCGTTGTAGCGGATTTCCGGGCGGTAGACGAATGTGGCCGCGCTGCCGGAGTTCTTTTTCCTGTTGCAAGAATGGCTTTTTTTAGCCAGGTTTTAGCGACTGTATCAGGCCTGGTCCTGTTTCGCTGCATTGCCCGCGGGGGTTTTGCCTGCCGGGTAGGGCCGGTGAAGGCAGCGAGCTTTGAATGGGTGCCGGGCTGGTTTGAGGCAGCAATAGTATGTCTAGCCCCCGGTTTTTCAACCCATTTATTCATAGTCTCCATGCTGATTTCACCACGCTTTATCAGGCTTTGGAGCTTTTGGTTTTTAGTTGATCCTGCATTTATCTGAGCCGCAGAGCGCGTGACAGTGAGGAGGGGTAATACAATGCATAGGATAGTGAGGGTAAAATTTTGTCTGTTCATTGTTAACGTTGATTAAGAGGAGAAGATGGAAAAGGTGTTTCGAACAACTATGACCAACAAAGCCTTGGAATAATGCCTTATACTGACAGAAGGTACAGGTAATGCGGATAATCTAACCCATTATTTTCCAAAGTGTTAACGGATTTTTGTGTAAATGTGAGTCTGCGGAAATAATGGAGTCAGGCGCCGTCGATATCGTAGAACAATGATATGCTTCAATTAATCAATAACTTACATCCTGCTGCTACCTGGCGCTATGCTTTCGATCGCGGCTTATTCAAAAACTAAAAATCCAGCAACCATGATACAACTGCCTGATACCCCGCTCTTTCCAAAGGGGAATCCACTGCCAGAAAGTTATTTTGTCGGAAACGCCTTCCTGACGCCGCTGATATCGAAAGATAAAAACAACGATTTTGCAATGGGCAGCGTGACTTTCGAGCCAGGCGCCCGCACTAATTGGCACACGCATCCGCGAGGACAAGTTTTGATCGTAACCGAGGGTTCCGGATTTTACCAGGAAAAAGGCAAACCAGCCCGGCCCATCAAAAGAGGCGACGTCATTAACATCTCCGAAAACACAGAGCACTGGCACGGAGCCTCAGCCAGGATCAAAATGGTGCATATCGCGGTTACCAATTATGAAGGGGAGCAAAATGTAGTTTGGCTGCAACCGGTTACAGAGGAGGAATATGCGGTAGTTAACAAACAATAAAAACGATCAGCATGCGCAAATACAAAATCATCCTATTTCTCATCCTGGTTATTACCGCCAAGCGTATGATGGCGCAAAATAAGACATCCCAAACCCTGACCCCGCAAGAACAAAGCATCTCCATCATCGCCGCAATAACCGCCGAAGGCGATATGGAAGGCCTGTCAACGCAGCTCAGTGCTGGTTTGGACGCCGGATTAAGCGTTGAAGAAACCAAGGAAATCCTTGTCCAGCTTTATGCCTACTGTGGGTTTCCAAGGAGTTTAAATGCGATCCATACATTAATGAACGTGGTTGAAGAGCGGAAAGCGGGTGGAAAGAATGACAAGCAGGGGAAAGCGGCAGCAACAAGTAAAAAAACCGCTGATAAGTACGAGCAGGGGCGGAAAGTGCTGGAAAATTTGACGAAAACAGC
This Dyadobacter sp. UC 10 DNA region includes the following protein-coding sequences:
- a CDS encoding (R)-mandelonitrile lyase; the protein is MIQLPDTPLFPKGNPLPESYFVGNAFLTPLISKDKNNDFAMGSVTFEPGARTNWHTHPRGQVLIVTEGSGFYQEKGKPARPIKRGDVINISENTEHWHGASARIKMVHIAVTNYEGEQNVVWLQPVTEEEYAVVNKQ